aTAATTGAATATCCTAGATGAAAGGCTCTGGCTAGTTGTAGTTTAACTCGTTctggagattttttaaaagtatAATACAGTCATTGCCATTGCCACAATCATcaacgaaatgaaaaattttttctcagggAAAATTCATTCCGGAAATTCAAAAGAAACGTCCAGTGCAGTTTTCGATTGAACCCACGGCATTCCATTTCCACatctcataaaaatgaaatgaactcCTATATTTTTGACGCCTCTTTCTTTTTACTATTCTACCAAATGTTAGGGAGAATATAGAATGACATTCATCACCAATATTGTCCTCTGAAACGTTTTTTGACAAATGAAATATGTTCATTATCTTTCATCAACGGtttcaaaaattcttcaaCTCCAAAAATCTCACCAACTAAACTCAtgtcaaaatttttaaaaaccctCGTAATGAATTTTACTTATATTTAGTAAATGAAAAGACAATTCTTGTTTATAAAAAGGCAGAATTGAATTCTACCCAACAGAATATTCAACACTTTCTCCACAATGACGGGTTTTAATTTTACGAGAAATTCATTTGTGACTAGAACTAatcaatttcatcaaaataagttcatttttcattaatgattttatagaaaattcgcTAAAACTGTTACCAATGTCGAAAAAATCCTAACAAAAATCTCGTCAACAATTTCTCTTGTTCCTAGACTCGaaaacccctaaaaaaattctataaataatattcattgATCAAACAAAGGgctgtgaaaaaaaacattgttgaGCATATCCCGGCAGGTTATAAAGTATGTATGAGCTGAATCACCCCCTGAACAACCAACACCTTTAAAaccgttgaaaaaattaaactcgagtttgaaaaaaaatggcaaaagtgaacaattgaaattgttgcatgaaaaaaaaaagatgttaTGGAACTTGAAATCAGTATGAAAGCGGTATAGAAAGCGTAGTCGTATTACACAGGAAGAGAGGATGGCGGGGTAGCAGATCAATACTTTCCTTCAGCTATGACCTCCCTTCTCTTGTCACCCCCTTTACCCAACAACCAACCCTGCGACGCTCTCTCCCAACCCTCAAATTTAACTCCAGCCTACCCTTTTACCATCTTCCACAAAGATcacatatataaatatatgcCCTTTCCACGTGTATTCCCTCCCTTCACCTTCCATCTATTAATAGAATGAATCAGttactctctttctcttttttgTTCAATTCCAGTAAAAACTAAAGTCACTCTCAACAATGCTAAAATCGATCCTTGAACAGCTCTACGAACTCTATTCAACTATTATCAATACTTGTGCATACACACAAATGCTCGTAATTTGTCACTACCCGAGGGATTCATAAATGAATACACTGCTTAATCCAAATGAATGCGAATTGTTGACAAGTTTTCAGATCACCAAACAATCACatttgtcaatgaaaattgacaTAAGGTCTACACGATCACAATACACTGAGAAAATCATTCATAAACGAATAAAAGTGTCGAGAGTCAACACAAAGTCATCCAGCTATTTTGACAGGTAAAATGGTGATAAATATCATGAGAATTGAAATTAGACTGAAAAAATGcacttaaaaaaatgaaagattggtaaattgtgaaaaaaaatcgtgaaaaaataataaaaaaatctttgttcCCTCGTTTTCGACTTTGCTGAAACTAAAAACTATGACATAAACCTCCCTCAAAAGTCATAATCATATTGATAACGATGGGAATTCTCACAAAACCCttgaaaattcctgaaaaaccgAATTTTTTTAGCGAAGAAATTCCTATTGTCAGTCGGAATTTTGCAGTGGATAATTTGTCAAGGCCGATGCCGCGGGTTCCTCTCgtccgaaaaaaaatctgaaaacaGCGAACCCTTATGGAAGAGTTTCTCTCTAAAAAAACCATCAATCACCCCAGAATCTCAGAGCCTAACTCCTTAGTCCCTCCAATTCTTTAAATTACCCCAATCCATATACGCCAGTCTACTAGCTCCACAAAGTAGGTGTGGGAGAGGTTCCGCCGGCCGGATCGGGTGGGTGTTGAATGCGTCATCGTTAACGTGAAGAAAATGGCATAGGGAACTTATCTATGGACGCCGCAGCTCAGCACAACGGTTGAAGCACGCCTAGCAACGTAGTAtcgttcataaaaaaaattattccctctTCATCCCCCGCGAGGTTACCTGCCTCCCAGACAATACAGTACATGAAAAATCTCTGGAATGGAGGTATTTCCAGCTGTCTTTCCACAAAGACAAGAAATTTTAGTAACagaaggagaaaaatttcGCCGACACGAGTGGCCCCTCGTGCCTATCCGTGAACCAAGCACATTTGACGTTTTCCCCCCGACCTTCAACATCCCTCCCCATACCCTGCCCCGGGGTGCGGGGAGTCTCGGCTTGGCCCGTCATCGGGGAGATACAAATTCTCGATTTCCGGGGCTTCGACAGACCCACCATTTTTCACGTCCATAAAATGCCgaaggaattttttctctctctctctctctcgctcgcttactctctctctctctctctctcacgctctctccctctctctctctctctcttttacaAGCATGGACGTACTTTCCGAGTAACGAAGCTTCAGGATTTCCAACTGGTGGTTCAAATTCCCCCGACTACTAGAATATGAGTCGCGGGATTTTATCGTACGCTCGCCAccggagaaatgaaaaaaaaaaaaaaatgaaaaaatgaaaatgtgctCACCATCGTAGCGCTCGGCCTGCTCGGCAAGCTTCGCCTTGTAGACGTTGTCCTCCCGCTCTGACATCCTGGCTCGATATTAATCgttgattgaaataaaagcTTTCGGTTAGATAAACTCGTCAAATTCTCGATACAAACTCAAATATCAGTAAATCACTTTATTCcagaattattgaataaactcGTCGACTCAATACTCCGCAGAAGAAACGTgactttaatttatttatgagatTTCACTTGATAAATTGAGGAGGATAATTCAATGGCAATTTTTTGGGTTCAACTGAATGCAATGggagatttctttttttttatttcttattgTTGGATGTttgttttatctttttttttggagtTATGAGTTTTGAGTTTAGGTGGGGAGGGGCTTACGTGTGTCCCTTAAAACGGTTTGTCGAATGTGGATTACAACGGACAGCTTCTCTGACTGCCGCTCGCTGGCTCACTGAAAGCAAGATGGCGCGGCCCGCCAACAATCGAAAGCAGTTCCACCGGTCGGGCGCAGAATCCACTAACACAGAGATACTGAGGGATTTACACACGTACGGGACAGCGTTCCCGGAGAATCaagtggtttttttttgtagagtcGCTCAAAAGCAGGAGAGGGGcgtggggggggaggggaaggggacTGCAAAGGAGTGCGGAGGGGTATCGAACAACCGCTTGAGAAACCGAGGATGCCGTGTATTACTGCGCGTCGGGTCTGTGACGTCACGTGAGCACAGGAACACACCTGCCGATTTTGGGATTTGCGTTGGCCAGACCTCCAAAGGGGAGGGGTTCACAATTGATCGGAGTGGGCGAGGGAGATAAAGACAGCGGATTTTTTGGAGGCTTTTTGATACGAGAGCTGACGCGAAACACAGCGGTAGGGGAAACTGTTTGTCACTGCCAAGGGTTCGGACTGCAAAAACAACCAGGGAGCAGACGTACAGGAAGAAGGTGATGATCGGCTGGAAGGGATGAGGTGGAGGCGCATTAAACAGGAAGCGcgggatttttaaaattttttatctcgacGAGTTTTTTGGTGAAAAGATTTCAGAGGCGATactctttaattattatttgtttgttGCAttgatgagatttttttaaagtctgGATATATCCTGAGGTGTCAGTTCTTAAATTTCCATTACAATAAATGATTTGGTTATGTCGGTGACAAAATCAGAAATCAGGTAAAGGCCATTACAATTATGGaccatttttaaataaaatttttctttttgttatgAAGACATTTTTGGCAGAGAAAAGTTTTTGTTATACCTCTTTTGTTTGTAGTCAATTAAGGGACACAAgtcatgacaaaaaaatgCTACATCTCTTGAATTCGGAGATATTTAGCAAAaacttacaaaaaaattaaaattaacttcTGGTTCACCACTTTACTGGTGCATTTGGATGTTCACTGAATACAATTTTAATCACaagtaaataaacaaatagatGGGTGTAATCATATGAACCTATAGTAACGAATAAGGTGGTGAAAACGATTAGCATAGAATATTTCACCGTTGTCTAAAATTAAAGGAGGGAAATTTCTTATCACATCTCTTATTCGATAAAATTTGGTCATCAGGACTTTTTGTTTCCATTTTATTCACTAACAATTTAATCTCCTGGAATAtccaaaatcgttgtcaagttGTCGTAAgtatttgattaatttaatcCAACGAAACATCGTTTCGAGAAATTGAACATCTTGTGATaaagttcattaattttttagtttttttattagcTAGAAATGCTTGGTGGTTGATTAACACCTTGTTCTCCTCTGACAAAAGATATTAACAGAGGGAATCGCTGAGGGATCTTTACTTGTTGAATGGAGACAAAGAATGATTTACATTGTAGGTCATCACAGGATATATGACATGAAATAAATTCCGTACTCATTTTCACTTTTCCCCGTTCGGGAATTGGCACTGGCATTTCCTCGAAGCATTTTAGTAAatcaattattgaaatgtAGAATGTATAACGTATGTATAAACTTATAATTAATCAGTCACAACCATGACAATAGACGGCTCTTCATTATGAAAGAGCCGCTTTATAACAATCGACTaccataaaatataattttttaagatgAAAACTGTTAATCTTTAGCAATTTGACTAGTCTTGTATTAGACATATTATAAACCATAAATACATTCGAATTTTGGCGGTCCTAGTAACTTCTCACTAGCAAGTGGTGATTGTGGGCGCAGCCGCGGAGAATCTTTTCGAATTATTCCAAGATGAACGTGTCCTTGAGCTTGGAATAATCGCCGAGAGAGGGCTACGGGCACGGAGAATCGTGATGTCGCCTAGAGGGCTAGTAACACTGTAGGCTCCCTATGACTATCATATTTATCACTAGATCATACTATCAGGATttattttatcttttatttcttttaatttatttaaatattagcTTCGTTGAAGCAGTAGAAATATTCTCACCGTTTAAAGATAATAAAATGTGGAATTTTATAATGTTAGTCGAAACTTGAAAATAGGAAACGACCGATATGTTGTATACTCCTATATTTCACTTTGTATTTTACATTAATATTTCTATTTACCATTCATTTATTGCTTGGGGCATACCCCAACTACGTCTGGCCCAACTCTTAATCCTATCATAAACCCTGGCGCCACTACgaattttctccatttcccATTTACTAAAAGCTAACATGTGCATGCCCAAAAAATAGCCATGCTTCCCTCTAACCCCTCCATTTCCTCCTTGTGTCCTCAGGTAAGGAACTGAGTACTCTAACATTATTCTTGTTCATAAGTTAGATCCCGAACTTCACCGAGAGCACTAAGCCCATTCTAAGATCAGAAATCTCTTTGAATACATAAATCTGTAGTCACAATATTCACACGTTGAGCGAATTTCCTAATAAATATCTGTCTTTATTTAAAGATAACTTCTgtgttttgaatttattacggGAATCCAAAAGATAAATCTTACAGGCTTTCCCTGTACTTCTGGCTATCCAAAACAAAAGCCCTTTGTAAAGTTTTTCTTATTGAGTTTCAAGTGGAGTTTGATTTTTGTATTAAACCGTTCGTGTCATAAACATTTTCCGAAGACAGTTTACTCTTCTTCGAGAGATACTCGACTATTTTCTATCTCCTTCTAAAAGCCACATGTCAGGCCCCTTTGTTCGAGCCACGTAGCATAACGAGCGGGAGTTGGGTCAGTTTAAGCTATCACGGGGGTGTGAGACCAACCCCATCACCAAGTTTAAGCCCACAATTGGTCCCCTACTTCCTCATGTGGGATCAACGATAGACCAATTTTTAAGATCAGACTAAAATCAAGTTCATTCTTTATGTGAACACGACTAGTTCAAAACCCTTTTAAGCGTCTTCTAAAATCTTAAGTTGTTATTGTAACTAATCAACTAAGTTCAGAAAGAATTATAAACTACAAAACTGgattaatataaaattgatatttgtgttcatttatttcattcaaaatttcacGCATTGGTGAAGCAGAGTACTTTAGCACTTCACGGGCAAcggaccccccccccctggaaTACCAACAGATCAGATTGGAACACAACAGTGACAGCTCATCACCATCGGTACGTCAGTTTTCTACCACCAACTTGTGACACCCCAGCACCAGCACCGGAAGCAGGAACTAGTCCTGCCATACGGGACTTTAGTATATTTTTGGGATCTATAGTATATATACTCCCAGTTACGACCCCCAATGAGAGTTAACTACTTTGTCTATTGCCAAAGCATTGTTTATGCAACAAAAATAGAGTTCATTTCATTTGAAACACAACCTTATTGTATAGTAAAACCCTCGAAGCTACTAGAGAATCTCGACAAATTATTTCAGGCGAATCTACCTGGCCATTTGGGAACTATATAACtacatcaaataaataaataataatgaaaataatgtcaTGAGGTTCAACTTGAAGGCAGGGAAGGAAAAAAGTATCCAGACAATTTCTTGTGGGACACTATCCAtctattattttgttttattatttctatcaTTCTCCTTCAGATAATCATTAGGAAGACATTGTTTTCTACTTCTGATAAATATCTTTCTATACACTGATTCCATACATATACATGAATTACCCTCTCGGCTCGGAcaatttctaaaattttctgtaattctTCAGTTATTCACATTCACTGCTTCATTGACTAGAATTAGTATTTAAGAAAACTATTCCGTCAATTTAATTACTCACTCCCATAAAATTGGCGACATTAAATTGTCCAGATGACGATTACAAATTTCCCAATGACTCTCTCCCGTTCACTAGAATGGAGTAATAAATAGTCACGTTATATCATTAGAATCCATTCACGTTTTTTGAGGATGAGCAGATGAATGGACTAATAACGTATGATTAAACGTAATGAATATCTTAACAATTATACAATTATTCGTTTCAATATCGAGTTgacacgtgaaaaaaatcactagaAAAATCCATTTACCCCAAGAAATTCTGGAGTTCTAAGTTTCCACGAGAATTCTCGACCAATAGATTCTTtatgaattgaatttcaattgcattcttaaaaattgaaaataatgttcATGAAAGATAcaacattattattttaaagagATAAAAACGTTGTCAAAAACAGAAAATGTATGCGAATAGAATTTtaactgaattatttttaatattcaaacaaacattttcttctattgatttttttcacgtctgCATTATGAACCTAGAATGATTTAAACTCATAGGGTTTCGGAATTAAGTGAATTTCATTGTAATTATTGGACGACGCTTATCCCTCTTGTtctataaatgaataaaatatcagtTTAATCAAGTCACTGAAcatcaatcaataaaaataggaAGATTTATTCACTTCTTCATACCACGGTTCGaggaataaaatcattcaatgttCGCCTTTACATTTGtgctattgaaaattaaaaaaatagaatttcgaATGCTCGACTAATTCTGAACTACTCTGTACATCGATGAAGTCTAAattattacatatttattaattctaCATTCTCTCATCTTGCATATTCGCCCCAATTGCGACAAAACAGTAGTCATTTACACAAGAAATAATTTCGTAGAATAATCTAGTGAATTTATTAGAAACGTGCACAATTTTTTGGTCAATCTGATGAGATATCTCGCCTTTTTAACTgccattttctaaaataataatatcgaTGGTATTTTTTCATGCGAATTCTTGAAcagaattttccaataaaaaaaaatgatttctgtCTTTTTGTGCACTAAAACTTCAATTTTAAACTTTAAAAAGTATTCCCATAGAATTAGAGCGccagaaaaatcaaattttaacaaaattgGTTCATAGAATattattcaatggaaaaaatggggggggggatttGACTAGAAGTGAccaagaacatttttttttcataaaatcttAGAATTAATTCTTTAAGTTTTTGTGAATTATTTCTCCACTTCTTTCTATTAGAAAGTCAAGTCAATAAATTTCACTAATATTCGAATAGAATAAGAGCCACAGGaacatttatcaatatttcttgtagaatattttctgttaaaaataattggcaGTATTTGTCAATCAAATTGACCAAAACTAATATAATTGCTCAGCCAGTAAATTCATTGGATTCTCTCCGACATTTTTTCGAGCGTCTTTTAATATTGCCAACTGGTCACCCCTCGACTGaccaaaatcataaataatatatttcctTTAATAATCCATTTCTCCtcctaaataattatttttcgtgtgtaaatcagcaaaaaatatgaaaaaacttTGTGATTCAGTCCTTAACGTAACTCCTAATAATCTGTACAAACGTTTTTCCTTCAAAATACATTTGTTCCCTCCATTGCGATGAAAAAACAGGACATAGAAAAAACCAGATGACCTTCTAAATTAACTCTAATATCACTAATTAAATGACCAATCTGgccaatttcaattaaaattcgagAAGTCTGTCTTCAATTTAATCGACGGTGTTGCAGttttattaattgttttcAATGTATCCGGATGTTTGTTGTGTCGTTGTGCCTGTTGATGGCTCAGCCGTACAGCATTCTCTAATTTAGTCTTGAGTTCCGTTGATTGTGACATGAGTGTTTTGAATTCCTGGGGATATTTTGGACCTATTTTACTCAACCACTGGAAACTCTGTTGATGAAGCGTAACCTGATACTTGGTTCCTCGTTGCAGTTTATTTTCATCCAGtagataatttattaatatcggaACTAGTAGAGTCAGCATTTGTATCCCTGAAAGGCAATTATCAACATTAGAACAATCATTTAAGCATTATTCCCTTTAGacgaattgaaatgaaaaggggacgaaaaaatcgaccaaaTGATTCGTGACACCATTTTTCTGTTGTGCATTTTATCTGATTTGCCTGTTTATTTCGCCtatgataaataaatcaacattTAGTTTCTAAAAATGACTTAAATGAGAAGAAACCTGTACCATGAATTTTCAGAGAAAAGTGAATGTGCAAAATTTGACAGACAGCTAGAAAAACATTATACGACATCAACATTAAAATGACGTGTTATTTGTTTACATCAATTGATCTTTttcaaataacaatttttaatcatcaatttGTCAATCAATTTCTAATCTTCTAATCTATAAGGGAAGACTCCTgtgattttcttttctttttaaataactaattatttaaatgggTATAACAAAATTCAGAAATAGTGAGACATCCGACCTAACGTCTCgtaaaaatctccaaaaaaaatttgtacaaTAAAATCAAGTCACAATGAAACCAGTAAACTCTTCAAAATACCTTGCATCAAATCTCCTACTCAGCATGAAACCAACATGATCAAATTAATAGACCCACCCACCAGTAAATctccagaaaaaataaaagaacttACGATTGCCAGGTTCTGCGAGTGCGATCAAAGCTTCGATGGTCCCAATGCACTCGAGAGTATACGACAGCTCGACTTCCCCCTCGACCATCTGACTCTTGTCGCTGTACAGATACTCGACAATCCTGGGTGCCAGAGCATGAATGTAGGGTGTGCTAATGCTCTTCTCAGggtataaaaaaatagtcttcAGTGTCTGCACACACTTGAGTTTGACAACAGTATTGTTTGACTGCATGGCCTGCCTGAAGTGATTGATGCAAGGAAATAGTAGATTGGGAGCACTGACAACCTCTGGAACAGCATGAAGAACAAACACTCCGATACCCAGCATCATTGTGACCTCGTCCATCTTGCCCCCATCGTCTCCAGTCTTGGCAAGATCGACGATCTTGGCCAGCGCACTTTGAAGAAGACTCGTGTACTGATCACGACACCTCTCGTCCCTAGCATATTTATCAGTGATGAGACACTTGAGACAGTGCAGAGCAGCATGAATGGATACATCAGTGGTGGCTTTGGCATTGTGATTATCTGCCCTGACTCCAATTTCGTGAATGACTCCGGTGGTGAGGTAGAGAAGGGTCGGTAAAATAGAGACAGCGCCCTGAGGTGCGCAGAGACTTGGCAGGCACTCCATGACACTCAAGGCCGAGGCGATGAGTTTGCCACTGTCTTCAGTCAAAAGAAATCCTCTCTGGGAGAGAATAGCAGTGGCACCATCAGGATTGGGATTCAAAGCAGGGATCTGCCTTACCAGGAGACATAGGCAGACCTCGACAATGGCGAATACGAGGGATTCTCCTGGTACAAGCTCCCCATCGCCTCCTTCACCGAGCAGATCTAGCTCAGCAGTGTCCTTGCTCTCCTGATTAGCCGGCATCATCTCCTTCagcttcttcctcttcttctcgaTAAGGCACTCCTGAGTGGCCTTCATCACCTGCTTGAGAACCTCCATCGACATCCTCTGGACAACAAAACTCTCTCTTGTCAGAATCAGCCTGTGGAGAACGTTGCAGAGCTCGATACAGAGAGTTGAATCTCGAGTGAATACCTCCCTCGTCCAAAATGAGTCCAGCAATGTATACAAAGCGTTCAGACATGTCTCGATATTCTGGGTTGACTCTGATGATCTTGGGCTGCACAGAGCCTCCATACAGATGCCGAACAATAGGTGAAAGCGTTCAAtattaaaatcgattttcgtATTGTCGGAGTTGTTGTTGATGATGCCTCTGTTGTTGTTCGGGGTCGATGCTTGATTGGCGTCCGTGGTATCATCGACGTTGAAACCCCTGGCGTTGAGCCAGAGGGTGGCTGCATGGAGGATTGGCGCCCAGGATTTAGTGTAATAGGGTCTAGCTGACTCCATCGTATCAGTCGTGTAGAAGGCACCCCCGTCGTGGGGTAATTGACTGGAGAATTCAGGAGGCAGTGACAACAGAGCATGATCCCTCAAGGCTGCTAGCCAGTGCTGGCTCAGACTCAGAAGCTCTGGCTGCACCAGGCTCAACAGACTCTCATTCTGCGACTCAAACTGCCCGAAGAGATCGTCGGACTCGGTTAAGTTGGCATTTCTGCTCAGCTCCAAATTACTTGGCGCCGTTCCCTCGTTGATCATAGCCACCACGTAGACCTCCGCCCAGGCCTTGAGAATGGCCAGTCGTTCGAGTGTCGAGAGACTCTCGTTGTACAGTTGGGGGCGAGTATTACCCTCTCGCAGTTTCTCCAAAGAAGACACCAGCAGTTGATGCACTCTTCGAAGATCGTTCAGATCTCGTGCAACGCCGCTGCCAATCCAAGCGCTGCAGGCCTCGCAGGCAGCTGCTGTAACGTGTGATGCAGTATCCGCCGAGAAAGCCGGCCTCAATGCAGCACCCACCTGCGCCTGGAATTGTTCCAGTAGCAGGTGTCCTGGAAACTCCGGCTCTGGGACTTTAGCAAATTTGTCAATAATATCTTGGAGTGTCTGGAGACCCTCGAGACGAAGGGGATCGCAGTCACTGGTCGCTGCTATGAACGCCATTCTCACCAGATCAGACAGATGAAGAACGAGGTAATCCCCTCGTCCTTTAATTTGCTGCAACTCCTTTGCCACTGACAGATCAAAGTGCCCTTGCTTGTTGTTCATGCACGTCGCAATGATTCGTCTTATGCATTGCGCAGCAAATACCCTTGTCGGCCATCTTGGTGAGACACTGGGCCGTTGTTTGGATTCATCAGCATGGAACTCGGCTTGATCATCGTCACCCTCTGCATCTGCAGAATCGTTGTCCCCTGCAGGGTCCTCTGTCGCTACTGCAGCAACTTCGTCAGCTGTGCTGGACTCGGAAGCGACAGTCAGAACATCTTTGCAAAGGGACAGCCATTGGGACAAATTGTCAGCCGCTAGCATCTGCAGCATACTTGTCAGTGTGTCGTGAATGTCCTTGATCAGTCCACTATCGGTTTCAGTATCAAGCATGCTAAAGAGTACCCCAGGAAGTCCAGTCTCGGTTATGGTGAGTCCCTCCACCATGTTGGTGTCCCTGCTTTCATTAGCCAGACTCATAGCGTGCTCGCAGACCTCCTTGGCTTCTCGTTGGGCCAGTTGTCTCAGGCACGATATCGCGGCCTTTCTCAACAGCAGATGATTACTGGAGAGTGTCCTGCAGAGATTTGGCACCAGGGAAGAAAGATTAACGTGTCTGGGTGCGAAGAGGTGAAGCTGCTGGAGGCAACCAGTGGCCTCTGCCTGCACCAGAGGATCCTGATGATCCTGCATTATGGCACAGGCGCAGAGGAAGGATGAACGTGCCATGCAGATGGAGGACGTGTTGCCCTGGAGCTCTGGTCCAATTGTTGTGATCAATGCGGAGAGGACCTTCCCTATGCACTGGTGAACGTCTATATAAGAATGTGGCACGTTCAAAAGAAGAGTGAGAATCAGGGAGAGGGTGGGCTCGACGTAGCCCCGAAACATTGGGCCCCCAGAGTCGGCGATCAAGGCGAGGGCGTGCAATGCCCAGACTTGAACCACTGGCGACGAATTATCTTGCGCTAGGGCTAGTAATATGCTGACGCTTGTGTTCAGGTGTTGACTCGAGCCCATACCTCCAACATATCTGTGGAGGCACCCGAGAGCCAGAGAATGACCGGTCCGGCTGGCCACATCGCGCGCCGATTTCAGACGATCAAAACTCGTCTGAGCAAGTTCTGCTGTGAATTTTGGGTCTGAGATTACTTGAGCCAGTCGACCTACAGCCTCACCAGATGCCCAGCGGAGGATCGAGTTGCCGCTCACCAGGGTGCTTATTATCAGGTTAGTTGCGAGCTTCTTAACGTCCTCCTGGCCGAAACCGGTTTTAGCCTCGTTGAGGCCTTTCAAACCACTCAGAACAGCTGTGAAAACGTTCATTTGAATCGCCTCTTGGCGACCAGACTTGGCGTGCTTGATGCATTCACCGAAGTGCTCTAGCATCTGAAGACGGTGTTTGTTGGCGACACGGGGGAATATCTGGCcgaagagagagaccgagagatcGATCACGGCGACACCGAGGGGAAGGGGACCTGGAATTATTTCCCCCGGGGGCACCGGACGGTAGAGGCAGCAGGCGTTGTGCTCCAGGGCCCCTGAGCCTGCTGCGCTATTCGGTTGCAACTGAAATGAGAAAAGtcagtgagaatttttttcaaaatgttaaAACCAATTATCTAGTCATTTACTCTACATCATTTTTTCCTATAATTTTTGGTGGCATCGTAAGAGTTTTGTACGCGACGAGTTAAGTCGACTTTGCTCTTCACACAATTTTTGGAGGATATCTCTGAACTTAAGGAAAATAGTGTAATTTTCatcataacattttttgtaggtCTCAATTCGCTCTGCAGAATGTTTTCACAAGAAATTACTATTTCCCTTAGGTTCCACGATATTCTGCAGcaatttcccttttttttttaaaaaaaaatgattattc
This genomic stretch from Diachasmimorpha longicaudata isolate KC_UGA_2023 chromosome 6, iyDiaLong2, whole genome shotgun sequence harbors:
- the LOC135163542 gene encoding HEAT repeat-containing protein 5B isoform X2 — its product is MMELSHSLTLNEEALDQIPEAKRPVFVFEWLRFLDKVLVAAQKNDIKGCQQKLVEQLTRHMQGAPGPPTRRLIARCLATLFSVGDTFLLFDTVNKCNDILKNKDDSPSFLPTKLAAICCVGAMYEKLGRMMGRSYEETVQILIKSLRSAESQSRIEIMHTLEKVCAGMGTAITNVHKEIYKVSKQSLTDRVMAVRCAAAKCLLEMLNHAPFLYTTEIESMATLCFRAFEGSNYEVRCAVAKLLGTLVAMTQLPPPKGKNMGAQSKSMKPISLDEVLNILMSGFLRGGVGFLKGTGEIIKGSSGVNREVRVGVTHAYVVFVQILGGVWLERNIGAIVAHVLDLVANPKAASSHVDAVYSRKCINFILRGTIGKLLGEGAQAAACKETAHVILKQMNSIDFNPENAKDCNQETLFSQHLLVCALQEMGNLVLGLGTTASNLLVEPSLNLIDTTLAVLVHPCQAARLGAAWCLRCICVAVPSQITPLIDRCVDGIENMRSSPEAIAGYSGALAAVLGSVRLSPLGVPHTKGKIIFNTAEELLRSASQNSRLSLNRTHAGWLLIGAIMTLGTAVVKGLLPRMLLLWRNSFPRSSKELESEKARGDAFTWQVTLEGRAGALSAMHSFLLHCPELLNDDITRRLLTPIESALAMLTNLSPVLKNYGQQLKAPTAMVRLRLYETLLLLPPQTFEGSYTHLLRMLVSEFTLTENPGNTTTSLLRIVCHANDSVILGTWLQETEHRTIEDQMEPCRRSDVEHLQPNSAAGSGALEHNACCLYRPVPPGEIIPGPLPLGVAVIDLSVSLFGQIFPRVANKHRLQMLEHFGECIKHAKSGRQEAIQMNVFTAVLSGLKGLNEAKTGFGQEDVKKLATNLIISTLVSGNSILRWASGEAVGRLAQVISDPKFTAELAQTSFDRLKSARDVASRTGHSLALGCLHRYVGGMGSSQHLNTSVSILLALAQDNSSPVVQVWALHALALIADSGGPMFRGYVEPTLSLILTLLLNVPHSYIDVHQCIGKVLSALITTIGPELQGNTSSICMARSSFLCACAIMQDHQDPLVQAEATGCLQQLHLFAPRHVNLSSLVPNLCRTLSSNHLLLRKAAISCLRQLAQREAKEVCEHAMSLANESRDTNMVEGLTITETGLPGVLFSMLDTETDSGLIKDIHDTLTSMLQMLAADNLSQWLSLCKDVLTVASESSTADEVAAVATEDPAGDNDSADAEGDDDQAEFHADESKQRPSVSPRWPTRVFAAQCIRRIIATCMNNKQGHFDLSVAKELQQIKGRGDYLVLHLSDLVRMAFIAATSDCDPLRLEGLQTLQDIIDKFAKVPEPEFPGHLLLEQFQAQVGAALRPAFSADTASHVTAAACEACSAWIGSGVARDLNDLRRVHQLLVSSLEKLREGNTRPQLYNESLSTLERLAILKAWAEVYVVAMINEGTAPSNLELSRNANLTESDDLFGQFESQNESLLSLVQPELLSLSQHWLAALRDHALLSLPPEFSSQLPHDGGAFYTTDTMESARPYYTKSWAPILHAATLWLNARGFNVDDTTDANQASTPNNNRGIINNNSDNTKIDFNIERFHLLFGICMEALCSPRSSESTQNIETCLNALYTLLDSFWTREVFTRDSTLCIELCNVLHRLILTRESFVVQRMSMEVLKQVMKATQECLIEKKRKKLKEMMPANQESKDTAELDLLGEGGDGELVPGESLVFAIVEVCLCLLVRQIPALNPNPDGATAILSQRGFLLTEDSGKLIASALSVMECLPSLCAPQGAVSILPTLLYLTTGVIHEIGVRADNHNAKATTDVSIHAALHCLKCLITDKYARDERCRDQYTSLLQSALAKIVDLAKTGDDGGKMDEVTMMLGIGVFVLHAVPEVVSAPNLLFPCINHFRQAMQSNNTVVKLKCVQTLKTIFLYPEKSISTPYIHALAPRIVEYLYSDKSQMVEGEVELSYTLECIGTIEALIALAEPGNRIQMLTLLVPILINYLLDENKLQRGTKYQVTLHQQSFQWLSKIGPKYPQEFKTLMSQSTELKTKLENAVRLSHQQAQRHNKHPDTLKTINKTATPSIKLKTDFSNFN